From Psychroflexus torquis ATCC 700755, the proteins below share one genomic window:
- a CDS encoding BlaI/MecI/CopY family transcriptional regulator — protein MRPLTRAEEDIMHLLWQRENARVAELIVDMPEPKPAYNTVSTIIRILEDKGFVGHEKAGRGFKYFALVDKSTYQKASMKKMVNSYYEGSFKNMVSFFVKEKNMSAKDLESILKDIDKTED, from the coding sequence ATGAGACCACTGACCAGAGCCGAAGAAGACATTATGCACCTCTTATGGCAAAGAGAAAATGCTCGTGTTGCCGAGCTTATCGTTGATATGCCAGAACCTAAACCTGCTTATAACACAGTATCGACTATTATAAGAATTTTGGAAGACAAGGGATTTGTAGGTCATGAAAAAGCAGGCAGAGGTTTTAAATATTTCGCCCTTGTTGACAAATCTACTTACCAGAAAGCAAGTATGAAAAAGATGGTAAACTCATACTATGAAGGATCGTTTAAAAACATGGTTTCCTTTTTTGTAAAAGAGAAAAATATGAGCGCCAAAGATCTGGAAAGCATACTTAAAGACATCGATAAAACCGAAGACTAA